The genomic DNA GCCGCTGTGCGACACCACCGGGCTGGTCGGTGCGATCCAGCATCCCGAAGACGGCTACATTCAGCCCGCCGATCTGACCCAGGCCCTTGCCGCCGGCGCGCGGAACCGGGGCGCCGAGATCGACCGTAACACCTGCGTCACCGGCATCGAGCGCACCTCGGGCGGCGAGTGGCTGGTCAGGACCGACAAGGGCGACATCACCTGCGAGCACATCGTGACCGCTTCGGGCAGCTTCGCCCGCGATGTCGGCGCAATGATGGGGCTCGAGGTTCCGGTCATTCCTGTCGAACACCAGTACATCGTCACCGACTCCCATCCCGCGATCGTCGCCCGCAAGGAGCAGGGCCTGCCCGAAATGGGCGTGCTGCGCGGTTCGGACGGCAGCTGGTACATGCGCGAGGAGCGCGGCGGCCTGATCCTCGGCCCCTACGAGGCCGGTGCGCCGGCCTGCTATGTCGACGGTCCTTCCGACGACATGGAATACGAACTCTTCCAGGAGGACATCGAGCGCCTGGCACCGCATATCGAGTCGGCGATCGAGCGGGTGCCGGCCTTCGGGGAGGTCGGCGTCAAGCAGGTCTACAACGGTGCGATCTGCTACACACCCGATGGCTCGCCCATTATCGGCCCGGCCTGGGACCTCCCGAACGTCTGGCTCAACGAAGGCCACAGCTTCGGCATCACCGCTGCCGGCGGTGCTGGCTGGCAGCTTGCCGAGTGGATGGTCGACGGCACGCCCACGATCGACATGCTGGGCGTCGACCCCCGCCGCTTCGGCGACTACTGCACCAGGTCCTTCCTCGTGAAGAAGAACGAGGAGGCCTACGCCAACGTCTTCACGATCCACTACCCCGACGAGGAGCGCGAAGCGGGCAGGCCGCTGCGCACCTTCCCGTGCCACGACCGGCTGAAAGAACTGGGGGCCGTCTTCGGCCAGACGTTCGGCTGGGAGCGGGCCAACTGGTTCGCGCCCGAGGGCACGCCACGGGAAGACGACTGGTCGTTCCGTCGCTCGGCCTGGTTCGAGCCCGTCGGCAACGAGGTCCGCAACACGCATGAGAACGTCGGCATGCTCGACATGTCGGCCTTCGCCAAGTGCCGTATCTCTGGCCCCGGTGCCGAGGACTTCCTCGACTCCATGATCGCCAACAAGCTGCCGAAGACCGTCGGCCGTGTCGGTCTCGTGCATTCGCTGACCGATCCCGGCGGTGTGCATTCCGAGTTCACGATCCGGCGCGAGGCGGCTGACAGCTTCTACATCGTCAGTGCGGGCGCCACGACACGCCTCGACCACGACTGGCTCAGGAAGCACATGCCGACCGACGGCTCGGTGCGCTTCGACGACCTGACCAACCGGATGGGCGTGCTGGTGATCGCGGGGCCGAAGTCCCGCGAACTGTTGCAGCGCATCACCCGCGATGATCTCTCCAACGAGGCCTTCAAGTGGCTTTCGGGACGCTGGATCGACGTCGGCCTCGCACCGTCGCTCGCGATCCGCATGAACTTCGTCGGCGAGCTCGGTTGGGAGCTTCACCACCCGGTCGAGTACCAGAACCATATCTTCGATGCCGTCATGGCCGCCGGCGAAGACCTCGGCATCAGGCCCTTCGGCATCCGTGCCATGGATTCGATGCGGCTCGAGAAGTCCTACAAGCTCGTCGGCCAGGAGATGTCGATCGAATACGCCGCCTTCGAGAGCGGGCTCGATCGGTTCGTCCATCTCAACAAGGGCGACTTCAAGGGCCGGCAGGGCCTGACCGCGTGGCAGCAGCGCGGTTTCCGGAATCGGTTCGTCACAATGGAGGTACACGACGTGACCGACGCCGACGCGCTGGGCAACAACCCGATCCGCAAGGACGGCAAGCTGGTCGGCCGCGCCACCTCCGGCGGCTATGGCTTCCGGATCGGCAAATCGATGGTGCTCGCCATGGTCCATCCCGACCAGGCGGCCGAGGGCAACGAACTCACGATCGACATTCTGGGTGAGACCAGGCGGGTGACGATCCTGCCGGAAAGCCCGTTCGATCCCGGAAACGAACGCCTGCGCGCCTGACCCCACCCGGTGTCATCGCGGCCACGCAAAACCGCAATCCCGTCACGTGATGGCGTTGCGGTTTCCGGGATGACCGCGCGGTGGTCTGTGCGGTGGTCTGGCCCTCGTCGGGCAGCACCATCGCCATCCGGCTCATGCCGAAGCCGGCTTCGCACGAAGGGGGCGAAACATCGAGCGGATCGCTTGAGGCCCGGCCCGCCCGACTCTCGCCCGATTATGAGACCATGATGCCCTCCAATCTGGTATGAGGATGCCATGATCCAACGTGCATATGCAGGTTTCATTGCCGGGCTTCTGCTGATCGCCATCGGGCGCGCTGAAGCGCATCCCCATGCCTGGATCGATCTCGTGAGTGCGCCTGTGTTCAACGATGCGGGAGAGATCACCGGCATCGAGCAGACATGGACCTTCGATATCTACTACTCGCTTTTCATCGTCGAGGAGCTGAAGGCCGAAGGGGGTGTCACGCAGGCCGGTCTTCAGGACGTGGCCGACGAGAACATGATGACCCTGGAGCCCTTCCGCTACTTCAACGATGTGCGCATCGGCTCTCATTCTCTGGCGCTCGGCATTGCGGAGGGTGCGGTGACGGGGATCGCGGGCGAACGGATCTGGATGCGTTTCACGGTTCCGCTTGAGCAGCCGATCGATCCTCGTGACGACGCCATTCGTTATGCCATCTTCGATCCGACCTACTTCGCCGAGATGTTGCATGTCGAGGGCGAACCGATCTCGCTCGCCGGTGGTGCGCCGTCCGGATGCGACACGGACCTGATCGCGCCGGAGCCGACGCCCGAGGCGGTCGGGTTGGTCGCCGCCCTCGACATCAATGCCACCGCTCCCGACAACTTGGGTGAATTGTTCGCCGAATGGATCGCAGTGGATTGCTGAACCCGCCCGCGCGGGTCTGGGGGATTGTCGCACTCGCCGGGACCCTGGCGGGCTGCCTTGTTGTCTGGCTGATTGCCGTCACGGGGCTGTGGGGC from Rhodospirillales bacterium includes the following:
- a CDS encoding FAD-dependent oxidoreductase; this translates as MKTHARVVVIGGGVVGVGTLYHLARKGWTDVVLVERKELTSGSTWHAAGLLPLFNMSYSVGQVHKYSVRFYQELQEETGMDVGFRKVSNIRLATNRDRMDEYHQYAGVAETIGVEVNFLTPDEVGEVWPLCDTTGLVGAIQHPEDGYIQPADLTQALAAGARNRGAEIDRNTCVTGIERTSGGEWLVRTDKGDITCEHIVTASGSFARDVGAMMGLEVPVIPVEHQYIVTDSHPAIVARKEQGLPEMGVLRGSDGSWYMREERGGLILGPYEAGAPACYVDGPSDDMEYELFQEDIERLAPHIESAIERVPAFGEVGVKQVYNGAICYTPDGSPIIGPAWDLPNVWLNEGHSFGITAAGGAGWQLAEWMVDGTPTIDMLGVDPRRFGDYCTRSFLVKKNEEAYANVFTIHYPDEEREAGRPLRTFPCHDRLKELGAVFGQTFGWERANWFAPEGTPREDDWSFRRSAWFEPVGNEVRNTHENVGMLDMSAFAKCRISGPGAEDFLDSMIANKLPKTVGRVGLVHSLTDPGGVHSEFTIRREAADSFYIVSAGATTRLDHDWLRKHMPTDGSVRFDDLTNRMGVLVIAGPKSRELLQRITRDDLSNEAFKWLSGRWIDVGLAPSLAIRMNFVGELGWELHHPVEYQNHIFDAVMAAGEDLGIRPFGIRAMDSMRLEKSYKLVGQEMSIEYAAFESGLDRFVHLNKGDFKGRQGLTAWQQRGFRNRFVTMEVHDVTDADALGNNPIRKDGKLVGRATSGGYGFRIGKSMVLAMVHPDQAAEGNELTIDILGETRRVTILPESPFDPGNERLRA
- a CDS encoding DUF1007 family protein gives rise to the protein MIQRAYAGFIAGLLLIAIGRAEAHPHAWIDLVSAPVFNDAGEITGIEQTWTFDIYYSLFIVEELKAEGGVTQAGLQDVADENMMTLEPFRYFNDVRIGSHSLALGIAEGAVTGIAGERIWMRFTVPLEQPIDPRDDAIRYAIFDPTYFAEMLHVEGEPISLAGGAPSGCDTDLIAPEPTPEAVGLVAALDINATAPDNLGELFAEWIAVDC